A genome region from Acidobacteriota bacterium includes the following:
- a CDS encoding aminotransferase class V-fold PLP-dependent enzyme: protein MLNRRHFMGALGIPAAAATATLSAEPKALARSLSRLAELAGETRTPEAIAADEFYWREVQEAFTVDRSLINLNNGGVSPAPAAVQESMKRYLDYSNTAPVYTMWRILEPQREGVRQRLARTFGCSPEEVALTRNSSESLQICQFGIDLQAGDEVLTTNQDYPRMINTFRQRERREGVKLRQFSIPVPAEDDDEIVRLFEENITARTRFILMCHIINLTGQILPVKKVVQMARRKGVPVVVDGAHAFAHFYFTHQDLDCDYYASSLHKWLLAPHGTGLLYVRREKIKDLWPMMAAPPAMDEDIRKFEEIGTHPAANYLAIGDAITFHEGIGPRRKEARLRYLTHYWAERLLQHDRVRLHTSLDPKYSCALANVQIEGVDSGELTSHLWRQHHIIVTPIKHPEFEGLRITPNVYTTLQELERFCDAMENVIRNGMPAA, encoded by the coding sequence ATGCTCAATCGACGACACTTTATGGGGGCTCTGGGTATCCCGGCCGCCGCCGCAACCGCCACTCTTTCCGCCGAACCCAAGGCGCTGGCCCGCAGCCTCTCTCGACTGGCCGAGCTGGCCGGCGAGACGCGCACTCCAGAAGCCATCGCGGCAGACGAATTCTACTGGCGCGAGGTGCAGGAAGCCTTCACCGTCGACCGCAGCCTCATCAACCTCAACAACGGAGGCGTTTCACCGGCCCCGGCCGCCGTGCAGGAATCGATGAAGCGCTATCTCGACTACTCCAACACCGCCCCCGTCTACACCATGTGGCGCATCCTCGAACCTCAGCGCGAGGGCGTGCGCCAACGCCTGGCACGCACCTTCGGATGCTCCCCCGAAGAAGTGGCCCTGACCCGCAACTCTTCCGAGAGCCTGCAGATCTGCCAGTTCGGCATTGATCTCCAAGCCGGCGACGAAGTCCTCACCACCAACCAGGACTATCCCCGCATGATCAACACCTTCCGCCAGAGGGAACGGCGCGAGGGTGTCAAGCTGCGCCAGTTCTCCATTCCGGTCCCCGCCGAGGACGATGACGAGATCGTGCGCCTGTTCGAGGAAAACATCACGGCCCGCACAAGGTTCATCCTCATGTGCCACATCATCAACCTGACGGGGCAGATTCTTCCCGTCAAGAAGGTCGTGCAGATGGCACGCCGCAAGGGCGTTCCCGTGGTGGTGGACGGAGCCCACGCCTTCGCTCACTTCTACTTCACCCATCAGGACCTGGACTGCGACTACTACGCCTCCAGCCTGCACAAGTGGCTGCTGGCGCCCCACGGCACGGGATTGCTTTACGTCCGCCGCGAGAAGATCAAAGACCTGTGGCCCATGATGGCGGCCCCGCCGGCCATGGACGAGGACATCCGCAAGTTCGAGGAGATCGGGACTCATCCTGCCGCCAACTACCTGGCCATCGGCGACGCCATCACCTTTCATGAGGGCATCGGACCGCGCCGCAAAGAGGCCCGTCTGCGCTACCTCACCCACTACTGGGCAGAGCGCCTCCTGCAGCACGACCGGGTGCGCCTGCACACCAGCCTCGACCCCAAGTACTCCTGCGCTCTGGCCAACGTTCAGATCGAGGGAGTCGACAGCGGCGAGTTGACCTCCCATCTGTGGAGGCAGCATCACATCATCGTGACGCCCATCAAGCACCCCGAGTTCGAAGGGCTCCGCATCACGCCCAACGTCTACACTACGCTGCAAGAACTGGAACGCTTCTGCGACGCCATGGAGAACGTGATCCGAAACGGAATGCCGGCAGCCTGA
- a CDS encoding CBS domain-containing protein — protein sequence MYERKDRWSVGEWMTPNPDSIPPDYSVRHAFVKMRLEGYRHLLVVDNGHLLGIVTDRDLRRPDISDDVEGWHDYYNLDHDYAVRDIMTTDLVTLSPQDRLEKAVKFVLDNKFGSLPVLDKNDELIGILTTHDIIKALSEILQDFGDHLRK from the coding sequence ATGTACGAGAGGAAAGACCGTTGGTCGGTAGGCGAATGGATGACACCCAACCCGGACAGCATTCCGCCTGACTACAGCGTGCGGCATGCCTTCGTCAAGATGCGTCTTGAAGGCTATCGTCATCTGCTGGTGGTGGACAATGGCCACCTGCTGGGCATCGTCACCGACCGCGATCTGCGCCGGCCCGACATTTCCGACGACGTGGAAGGCTGGCACGACTACTACAACCTGGACCACGACTACGCCGTCCGCGACATCATGACTACCGATCTGGTCACTCTTTCTCCCCAGGACCGCCTGGAGAAGGCCGTCAAGTTCGTCCTCGACAACAAGTTCGGAAGCCTTCCGGTGCTGGACAAGAATGACGAACTGATCGGCATCCTCACCACCCACGACATCATCAAGGCCCTCAGCGAGATCCTGCAGGACTTCGGCGACCATCTGCGCAAGTGA
- a CDS encoding rhomboid family intramembrane serine protease, which yields MFERKREGSVVCPSCRNLVGVKDEVCYNCGRRNPGMWGYAQVFQALGNDLGFLPFVFYGCILMYVLTLAYDPAGIGAGGLLGMLSPSPKATLVFGASGWYPFFVLDRWWTVLSASFLHGGLLHIFFNLYWARLLLPAATTLFGVSRAVIIFTAASIGGFMLSSVMYTVFGGIPVIGGAQLTLGASAAIFGLLGALVNSNSSVAAQAKYMAIFVAVLGLIIPGVDNWAHAGGFVAGYLLAGFYSKADRESQGELFLAIACIAAFVLSIVVSFLDAQSLPLERIFGG from the coding sequence ATGTTCGAACGCAAACGTGAAGGATCAGTCGTTTGCCCGTCCTGCCGGAACCTGGTGGGCGTTAAAGACGAGGTGTGCTACAACTGCGGACGCCGAAATCCGGGGATGTGGGGATATGCCCAAGTCTTCCAGGCCCTGGGCAACGACTTGGGTTTCCTGCCTTTCGTCTTCTACGGCTGCATCCTGATGTATGTGTTGACGCTGGCCTATGATCCGGCCGGCATCGGAGCGGGAGGTCTTCTGGGCATGCTCTCCCCATCCCCCAAGGCCACTTTGGTCTTTGGAGCCAGCGGCTGGTATCCGTTCTTTGTGCTGGACCGCTGGTGGACCGTCCTCAGCGCTTCCTTCCTGCATGGCGGGCTGCTTCACATCTTCTTCAACCTCTACTGGGCCAGGCTGCTGCTGCCGGCCGCCACCACCCTGTTCGGCGTATCACGAGCCGTTATTATCTTTACAGCCGCGTCCATCGGAGGCTTCATGCTGTCCTCGGTGATGTACACGGTGTTCGGGGGCATTCCGGTCATCGGAGGCGCTCAACTTACCCTGGGGGCGTCGGCGGCCATCTTCGGGTTGCTGGGGGCGCTGGTCAATTCCAACTCTTCGGTGGCAGCCCAGGCCAAGTACATGGCGATCTTCGTGGCGGTGTTGGGCCTCATCATTCCCGGAGTCGACAACTGGGCTCATGCGGGAGGATTCGTCGCCGGCTATCTGCTGGCCGGCTTTTACTCCAAGGCGGATCGGGAATCGCAGGGCGAGCTCTTCCTGGCAATAGCCTGCATCGCGGCTTTCGTGCTTTCCATCGTCGTCTCCTTTCTGGATGCCCAGTCCTTGCCGCTGGAGCGGATCTTCGGCGGCTGA
- a CDS encoding Spy/CpxP family protein refolding chaperone, whose product MSSRHRMVAILSLALLLAGGWAWAQGPGNGPQGPGIGPGGGGGFFAEGGPQMGRARHRAHHLGRLIRALDLSEEQQEQARAIREQARDQSQAVREEQRALRDELRTALDGESPSAEAVGAIVISLHQNRRQLRAIREQAWTDFQALLTPEQLERFEQFRENRRDRGPRGRRGGR is encoded by the coding sequence ATGTCGAGCAGACATAGAATGGTCGCCATACTGTCTCTGGCCCTGCTGCTGGCCGGAGGATGGGCTTGGGCTCAAGGCCCCGGCAACGGTCCCCAAGGCCCGGGCATCGGACCGGGCGGCGGAGGTGGATTTTTCGCTGAAGGAGGCCCCCAAATGGGCCGCGCGCGGCACCGGGCTCACCACCTGGGACGCCTCATCCGGGCCCTTGACCTGAGCGAAGAGCAACAGGAGCAGGCTCGCGCGATCCGCGAACAGGCCCGCGATCAGAGCCAGGCCGTGAGGGAAGAGCAGCGGGCCCTGCGCGATGAACTGCGCACCGCGCTCGATGGTGAATCGCCCTCCGCCGAAGCGGTGGGAGCCATCGTCATCTCCCTGCATCAGAACCGCCGCCAACTGCGGGCCATCAGGGAGCAGGCCTGGACCGATTTTCAGGCCCTTCTCACCCCCGAACAATTGGAGCGGTTCGAGCAATTCCGCGAGAACCGTCGGGACCGCGGCCCCCGTGGCCGGCGAGGCGGCCGCTAA
- a CDS encoding AraC family transcriptional regulator yields the protein MQLDPGCYCGRIVGSRQGEGFLLTETVYPARTRLSAHSHKHAYLCLIRQGHYREHYGRRLRECRPDMLAFHPSGEEHREEFGPDPVRSFNIELQDDFAGKGLDRHLEQAAESCGGRATWAAHQLYREFRRWDSSSHLAAEGLIIFMLVELGRRRSERPERRLPGWLKQAREILESRLGERVKLGEVARQVDVHPVYLCDQFRRFYRSTPGEFLRRRRVERAGRQLRESGRPLAQIALENGFSDQSHFTRVFREQTGLTPGDYRRRNRQGH from the coding sequence ATGCAACTCGACCCCGGCTGCTACTGCGGACGGATCGTCGGGAGCCGGCAGGGGGAAGGGTTCCTGCTCACGGAAACCGTTTACCCCGCCCGCACCCGCCTTTCCGCCCACTCCCATAAACACGCTTATCTCTGTCTGATCCGCCAGGGACACTACCGCGAGCACTACGGCAGGCGCCTGCGCGAATGCCGGCCCGACATGCTGGCCTTCCATCCCTCTGGTGAAGAACACCGGGAAGAGTTCGGCCCTGACCCGGTCCGCTCCTTCAACATCGAGTTGCAGGACGATTTCGCCGGGAAGGGACTGGATCGCCATCTGGAGCAAGCCGCCGAGAGCTGCGGCGGACGGGCGACCTGGGCGGCCCATCAACTCTACCGCGAGTTCCGCCGCTGGGACAGTAGCTCGCACCTGGCCGCCGAAGGACTCATCATTTTCATGCTGGTGGAATTGGGACGCCGCCGGAGCGAACGCCCCGAAAGACGCCTGCCGGGATGGCTTAAGCAAGCGCGCGAAATTCTCGAATCCCGCCTGGGAGAGCGCGTAAAGCTGGGAGAAGTGGCCCGCCAAGTGGACGTGCATCCCGTCTACTTGTGCGACCAGTTCCGGCGCTTCTATCGCTCCACGCCGGGAGAGTTCCTGCGCCGCCGCCGCGTCGAGAGAGCGGGCCGTCAATTGCGTGAGTCCGGCCGTCCATTGGCCCAGATCGCCCTGGAAAACGGCTTCTCTGATCAAAGCCACTTCACCAGGGTCTTCAGGGAGCAGACCGGCCTGACTCCGGGAGACTACCGCCGCCGCAACCGCCAGGGCCACTAG
- a CDS encoding zinc metallopeptidase, whose translation MFFFDPTYLLFIIPPLLLSLWASFKVKSNFSKYSRVRSMRGMTGAQVAEQMLRQAGIYDVQVTRARGFLSDHYNPSSKTLALSDGVYDSASVAAVSVAAHEAGHALQHDKGYAPLHLRTALVPTASIGSSIGYMTMVLGLFLSSSLIYLGALLFSAVLLFQLVTLPVEFDASSRAKRILFQSGLIAEQEREGVAKVLNAAALTYVAAVISSLMTLLYFLMAAGRD comes from the coding sequence ATGTTCTTTTTTGATCCCACCTACCTGTTGTTCATTATTCCGCCCCTGCTGTTGTCGTTGTGGGCCAGCTTCAAGGTCAAGAGCAACTTCAGCAAGTATTCCAGGGTGCGCTCGATGCGCGGAATGACGGGAGCGCAGGTGGCCGAGCAGATGTTGCGTCAAGCGGGAATCTACGATGTACAGGTTACCCGTGCGCGCGGATTTCTCAGCGATCACTACAACCCCTCCAGCAAGACCTTGGCGCTTTCCGACGGCGTCTACGATTCGGCCTCGGTGGCGGCGGTCAGCGTGGCGGCTCACGAGGCCGGACACGCCTTGCAGCATGACAAGGGCTATGCCCCCTTGCACCTGCGTACGGCGCTGGTGCCCACGGCCAGCATTGGATCGAGCATCGGCTACATGACCATGGTGCTGGGCCTTTTTCTTTCTTCCAGCCTGATCTACCTGGGCGCGCTGCTCTTTTCGGCGGTGCTCCTCTTCCAGTTGGTGACGCTGCCGGTTGAATTCGATGCCTCCAGCCGCGCCAAGCGGATACTCTTTCAATCGGGATTGATCGCCGAGCAGGAACGGGAAGGAGTCGCAAAGGTGCTCAACGCGGCGGCTCTGACCTACGTGGCCGCTGTGATCAGCTCGCTCATGACGCTGCTCTATTTCTTGATGGCGGCGGGCCGCGATTAA
- the folB gene encoding dihydroneopterin aldolase — MQEALDQIEIKGISCMARVGVPQEERSRPQKILLDVWLYLGLEAACNTDRLDLTVDYGQVAEEVRRRVEAGSFVLLERLADEACQAALSDPRVQGVKVRAKKFPQALSGQVDHVAVVLTREYRHP; from the coding sequence GTGCAGGAGGCGCTCGACCAGATTGAAATCAAGGGCATCTCCTGCATGGCTCGGGTGGGGGTGCCGCAAGAGGAGCGCAGCCGTCCCCAGAAGATCCTTCTCGACGTTTGGCTCTACCTGGGACTGGAGGCGGCCTGCAACACCGACCGCTTGGACTTGACGGTCGACTACGGCCAGGTCGCCGAGGAGGTGAGGCGGCGGGTCGAGGCCGGATCCTTCGTGCTTCTGGAGCGGCTGGCCGACGAAGCTTGCCAGGCGGCTCTCAGCGATCCCAGGGTGCAGGGCGTCAAGGTCCGCGCCAAGAAGTTCCCGCAAGCTCTCAGCGGTCAGGTTGATCACGTCGCCGTGGTGTTGACCCGCGAATACCGCCATCCGTGA
- a CDS encoding alpha/beta hydrolase, protein MWKMVLKMLGAAAAGLAALKLAVVYFEPKLVFHPTRGLTSTPAHMGLDYEEQRIETADGETVVVWTVPHPEPRGQVLYFHGNAGNLSSWVEFLDSFHRQGYAVTAFDYRGYGESSGRPSEQGLYRDVDAVLKHYRSSLYIDGPPVIFWGRSLGGPVAAYAASLHEPHALVLEVTFPSKDSLIEDQWLFRALSPLARYQFATVEHLSRRTCPVLVIHGDRDPVVPLQQGQRLYEALRPPKQFYRVEGAEHNNTQLVDSRYWSRVNAFIEGLGQGDARSVPRRSLGEGR, encoded by the coding sequence CCGCGCTGAAGCTGGCGGTGGTCTATTTTGAGCCTAAACTGGTCTTCCATCCCACCCGCGGATTGACCTCGACCCCGGCCCACATGGGACTGGATTACGAAGAGCAGCGCATCGAGACCGCCGACGGCGAGACGGTCGTGGTCTGGACGGTTCCCCATCCCGAGCCTCGCGGGCAGGTCCTCTACTTCCACGGGAATGCAGGCAACCTCTCCTCTTGGGTGGAGTTCCTCGACTCCTTCCACCGCCAGGGATACGCCGTCACGGCATTCGACTACCGGGGCTACGGAGAGAGCAGCGGCAGGCCCAGCGAGCAAGGCCTTTACCGTGACGTAGACGCCGTTCTGAAACACTATCGCAGCAGCCTTTACATAGACGGGCCTCCGGTTATTTTTTGGGGACGTTCGCTGGGAGGTCCGGTGGCGGCTTACGCGGCTTCTCTTCACGAGCCGCATGCGCTGGTCCTGGAGGTCACTTTTCCCAGCAAGGACTCCCTGATCGAAGACCAGTGGCTTTTTCGGGCCCTCAGTCCGCTGGCGCGGTATCAGTTCGCCACCGTCGAACACCTGAGCCGGCGCACCTGTCCGGTGCTGGTGATTCATGGGGACCGCGACCCGGTGGTGCCATTGCAGCAGGGGCAGAGACTCTATGAGGCACTGCGTCCGCCCAAGCAGTTCTACCGGGTGGAAGGCGCCGAACACAACAATACCCAACTGGTCGATTCCCGCTACTGGAGCCGCGTCAATGCGTTCATCGAGGGCCTTGGGCAGGGCGACGCCAGGTCGGTGCCCCGCCGGTCGCTGGGCGAGGGAAGGTGA